AGAACTTTCCACTGCCCAGACTTCTCCCACCCTAATTCTAGCTGTTGCTCAAAACTCGGACGCTTTGAGTCCTGGGGCCCAGAACTGTTCATTCCCATCCCATCTTTAGTGCCCACATTCCTGGGGTGTAGGAGAAGCAGGGGGTtgctaggggcaagatgggaatgcTGAGAGTCCAGCAGCCTCCATACTCGCAGGATGAGGATGAGAACAGCACGGGGAACAAGGGGGAGCAGACCAAGAATCCGGACCTGCATGAGGACAACGTGACCGAACAGACCCATCACATCATCATCCCAAGCTATGCTGCCTGGTTTGACTATAATAGGTATCGGTGCTCCACCTTCTCACTAAATCCTCATTTTCCTGCTCCACAGATCAACATGGtgttcctcctcctgcctccaaaTAAGTTACCTCTTCCTCAGCCAGGTAGACCGGGGTACAGTTCAGTTTTAGGGAAGCTCCTGGTCTCTGAGTCTTCCAGCCCTGGCGGAGAGTTCTCCCCAAGCGTCTCATTCCTTCCTGCTGCCCCATCTTCCATGCTTTTCCTCCCTTTGGGGTCTCATCTCTCCTCTAGAGCCTCTGAATGCACCCTTTCTTGTCTTGCAGTGTTCATGCCATAGAGCGGAGGGCTCTCCCTGAGTTCTTCAACGGCAAGAACAAGTCCAAGACTCCAGAAATGTAAGGAAATCTCGGCTCATGATTCTCTCCCTCCTGTCCCCATTTGTTCCTCCCAATCCAGTGTGgcaaacatttcttgagctccttccatgagccaggcactgtgctaggcttaCAGAGACATGGTCTCTGCCCACAGGCAGCCTCAGCCCAGCAGTGTGACCACTGCTCTCTAGGATTTGCCTGGGGGCCATATTAAGCATATGCCTCTTCTGTTCGAAACAAGTATCTGCTCCGGTGCCTACAGAGCCTTTCCATCCATAATTACTCACGCTGTCTAAAATGTAGATATCTCTAGCATAAGTAGTAGCTTTGACTAAAATATAACTGACTACTATTGGTCCCTTCGAGTAGGTTTTGATAGGAAAAACTGGGAGGAGGAACTATTAAGACCCAAGTCTGTGAATTAAGGGATGGAGAGACGTGTTTTGTAAAGTCCGGGCTTGGGGCTCAGAAGTCTTCATCTCCTTCAAGGCTCCTCCTCGGGCCAAATCTGTCTGGCTTCAGTTTGGTGTTTTCCATGGTTAGGGATGCTCCAGGATATATATGGTGAGGCAGGTGAGACTTAGTGCTGAGCCCAGGCCCCCTGAGGACTGAACCAGCTGGCTTCCCAGCTGCTCCTCAGCTTCCCCACTCCCTGCTCCGGGGCCACCTTCCCTTCCACCATGTTTCTTTCCTTGAATCCTGGTATggttctctcctcctcttcctcggGAAAACAGTGTGTGAAAAAGCCTTACTCTCTCCAGAGGAAGTAGTGACAGATGACAGGAGTGCAACTTGATCTGCAGGCAGAGTTGGAACTAGAACTGTTCTACACTTTGCACTCTTGGTGTAAAATAGTAAATGATAATTGCCTACATGTATTGAGAGCTTACTCTCTCCCAGGCATTATCCTAAGTGTCCTACATACCTTGACTAATTTAATCTTCATGTCAGCTTTAGAGGTAGGTCCTATTATCTTCAGTTTagtgataaggaaactgaggtgtagaGGGGTTAAGTCACtttcttaaggtcacacagctcgttGAGTAGTAAAGCTGGGATCTGAGTCCTTTAGTCTGGCTCATGTTCTCAAATTTTACACTATACCACACAATAGCTACCATTTTGGGGGCTCGTAcagtgtgcccagcactgttctaaACCTCTGCAGACCTTTCTAATTCTCAATAGacacttcattttacagatgaggaaactgaggttcaaaaaaTTTAAGGCCATCACAATAGAACTAGGATTTGAACTTAGACCTTTCCACCTTTGAAACACGTTTTCTCAATACCATGCCATGCTGAATAGGTGGAGGCACCGATCAGGACTTCCCTTTAACGTCTGCCTTTGGAATTAAGGGCACTTTCTCTTACCTTTTGATTCCTTTTTCAAAAGTTGgattgagggagttccctggtggcctagtggttaggattccaggctttcattgtggtggcctgggttcaatccctggtcagagaactgaaATCCTGCAAGCCGAGTGGCACAGCCAAGAAATGGTGGATGAAACATCCCCAAGTACAGCCAAGGAGATAACTCATTTAACTAAAAACCCCATCAAAGGTTTGAACCCCTCGTGTCTAGCACACAGTGACTCGCAGTGTGTATTGAGTCAGCTGCTGtgttcttctctgtctctgtcaggAGGAGTCCTTAGCTCTCTTATCATTTTTCCTACCCTTCAGCCCTCTCATcgttcatctctctctcttctaagCTACCTGGCCTATCGAAACTTCATGATCGACACTTACCGGCTGAACCCCCAAGAGTATCTCACGTCCACTGCCTGCCGCAGGAACCTGGCGGGTGATGTCTGTGCCATCATGAGGTGGGTCTGCAGCTGAGGGGCAGCGGGTACCTGAGGATGAATGCCCACAGATGTCTCTTGGCTGAAGTAGAGAGGCCGGCAAGGAGCATAGGGGACGAGCAGGAAAGAACATCTCTAGAGAAAGGCGAAGTTCAGGTTCGGGTACGGGTGACCTAGGGAATGGCAGGGGCACTCTCGGAAGTGTGGAGGAATGGAGGAGGGGTGCGTCTGTAGTGAAGGAGCCTACCCAGCGAGATATGCAAGAGGAGATGTTTAGTCGCTGGGTGGGTATGGAGAGAGGCCCCTGCTGTGGATGTTGATGTGGGTGTCACTGGCATATAGGTGCTGGGAGGAGACAGTATTTCCCAGGGAGTGGGCGGGGCAGAGAAGAGGGTGCCCCagctccacccccagccctcctcctcgTGTGTGaccctgtctctgcctctctcctcacaGAGTCCATGCCTTCCTGGAACAGTGGGGTCTTATTAACTACCAGGTGGATGCTGAGAGTCGACCAACACCAATGGGGCCTCCGCCCACCTCGCACTTCCACGTCTTGGCGGACACACCGTCTGGGCTGGTGCCTCTGCAGCCCAAGACCCCGCAGGTAGGGCGAGGGGCTGTGGGGACAGGGTGGGATTGGGCAAAATGGGGCttcttctcacttttctttttctggttttttagGGTAATGGTTCAGGAGTGTTTTGAGGCTTCTTCCTTTCCCAGGGGATGCAAAGGGCCACAGGAATCAGCCCCATGTATTTAGCACCCTCTCTCAGCCTTTGTGCCCAAGACTGTGAGGACTTGCTGAGGCAGAAGAGATGCTTCTTGTCCTCGGGGAGCAGACAGGCTAATTAGGGGATGGAGCAGATAGAGAAAAATGGCTTAAAATTAAGTTGCATGAAATTTTTTAACTTTGTCACGTTTCCagcagtttttcatttttgcttcataatttttatcacctccattttttttccacttccatTTCATACAtcacaaaaattcagaaaagttacgtggcttgcccaaggtcacacgtgTAGGGTTAGAGCCTACTTGTTCAGCTCCTAAGAGAACCTGTAAAGATCCATGTGAATACAAATGGATATCATGCCAACTACAGATCTAAATAATCATTAAGGGAATACGGAACAGTGGCATGAGTGCCCCCCCGAGCTTGCGAGCTGCCCGGCATTTGCTCTTGAGGCCTCCAGGGCCTCGGCCTGGTCTTTTCCTGCCCAGCCTCCATGACGCCAAGCTCTGTCCCCCAGGGCCGCCAGGTTGATGCTGATACCAAGGCTGGGCGAAAGGGCAAAGAGCTGGATGACTTGGTGCCAGAGACGGCTAAGGGCAAGCCAGAGCTGGTAGGTGGGGTGTAGACCCCGCTGGGCTTCTTATTTGCCCCTTTATTGGGGGGCCCCTGCCCGGGAAGAAGAGCCATGAGAGCAGAGGAGCTACAGCAGTGAGGGAGGAAGTCCCGCCCAGGGTGTCCCTGGCTGCGGGAAGGAAGCTCCTTCTgtctgtcctctctctctgtctgccccTGGCTCCTGGCGGTCACTCGGACTCacctctttctttcccctccacAAATAGCAGACCTCTGCTTCCCAGCAAATGCTCAACTTCCCTGATAAAGGCAAGGAGAAACCGACAGACATGCAGAACTTTGGGCTGCGCACAGACATGTACACAAAGAAGAACGTCCCCTCCAAGGTACGGAGGTGCGGGCTGCCTGCGGGTGGTGCACCTTCGCTCCTTGAGGCTGTGGGCTCCTCCCTCTGACCCACCTGTGTTTCCCCTGCAGAGCAAAGCTGCGGCCAGTGCCACTCGAGAGTGGACAGAACAGGAGACCCTGCTACTCCTGGAGGTAAGTAGGGCAAGGGAAGGGGAGCCCTATGAAAACGGAAATGGCCAGGGGGCCGGCCGCACTCGTGAGTGGGGAGAGCATGATCTTGCCccagtctctctccttcctggcgCCCATTGCACCTGCCCCAGGGACCAGCTCCAGGCCAGGGACTGGGACCATTTCGTTAACTTACCCCTTGTCCTTTCTTAGTGCTACTTGCAGATCCCCCTTGGACCCAGCAGAGTACACAAATACCACAACCCAGAGAGCTTTGAAGCAGCTCCTTTTAGTGGGATGGGGGTGTTGACCTTCAAGGAAAGTGGCTAAGTGAGGTTGTGTCTCCACCACCACCAGGCACTGGAAATGTACAAAGATGACTGGAACAAAGTGTCAGAGCACGTGGGAAGCCGCACACAGGACGAATGCATCTTGCATTTTCTTCGGCTTCCCATTGAAGACCCGTACCTGGAGGACTCAGAGGCCTCCCTGGGCCCCCTGGCCTACCAGCCCATCCCTTTCAGCCAGTCAGGCAACCCTGTGATGAGCACCGTTGCCTTCCTGGCCTCTGTCGTCGACCCTCGAGTGGCCTCTGCTGCTGCGAAGTCAGCCCTAGGTAATGCGGAGGGGTCCTGGCCCTCTTGGTTTGCGTTTGAAGGGCTGGGTACTCAGGCCGTGAAACCCCCTCAAGTTTGGCTGCCCTCCTGGCCTTGTCTGCTGCTGGCATCAGCCCAGGCACCTATCCAGCTCCATGAAGGTGTAGATGAAGAGCCGGGCTTTTGAGGAAGCTCTCACAGGGAGAGCCAGAACTGCCTACCGCCCGCTCCCAGCCTCACCCTCTCTGGGTCTTACAGAAGAGTTCTCCAAAATGAAGGAAGAGGTACCCACAGCCTTGGTGGAGGCCCACGTTCGGAAAGTGGAAGAAGCAGCCAAAGTGACAGGCAAAGCAGACCCAGCCTTTGGTCTGGAAAGCAGTGGCATTGCAGGAACCACCTCTGATGAGCCTGAGCGGATTGGTAAGACCTGGCATGTTCCTGGACTCCTCCGTTTTTACCAAGAGCCTGAGCCACCTGGCCTCCCCACACCATCCCTGCATCCAGTTGGCCTCAGAGCACAAGACGAATGGGGAGCATTGGTGGGGCTTTTGTTTTTCCCAGGGCTTTTACCTTAGGTACCGTGGCTCCCCACTGGTCCTCCCAGTAAGATCTTGGCTAGGAGAAGGGGCTGTTGGAAGAGCGTTGTAGACAGACTGTGTCAGACATTTCCCGTTTCCTCTTCCCCGGGCCCAGAGGAGAGCGGGACTGACGAGGCGCGGGCGGAGGGCCAGGCCACAGAGGAGAAGAAGGAGCCCAAGGTATAGCGGGACCCACAcaggctgggagggcagaggggacaggCGTGGACCGCGGTGGGGGGAACTGGCTCCGTTCAGCTCAGGCAGGCTGGGCTGGACCTCCCAAGTAAGAGGCGTAAACTCAGTTCCTGGTCTGGGCCCTCTGTGTGCAAACCAGCGCCCTGATGCTCCCCCCCTTTCCTGGGACTCCAGGAACCACGAGAAGGAGTTGGGGCTATAGAGGAAGAAGCAAAGGAGAAGACCAGCGAGGCGCCCAAGAAGGATGACGAGAAAGGGAAAGACGGCGACAGCGAGAAGGAGTCAGAGAAGAGTGACGGGGACCCGATAGGTGAGCCTCGAGCATGGTGGTTGGGGTCCGGGAAGGAAGCGAGGCTGTAGGGCTCAAGACCCTTTTCCTGGCCCAGTTGATCCTGAGAAGGAGAAGGAGCCCAAGGAAGGGCAGGAGGAAGTGCTGAAGGAAGTGGTGGAGTCGGAGGGGGAAAGGAAGACGAAGGTGGAGCGTGACATCGGCGAGGGCAACCTCTCCACCGCTGCGGCCGCTGCCCTGGCCGCCGCTGCCGTGAAGGCCAAGGTGAGGACCAGAGACCCAGGGGAGGAGGTGCCCCTACCCTCATCTCACGTCACCTGGAAGAAATCCTTTCTTGTCATCCTTAAACGACGCTGgcctgtttcctttcccttttgaTCGTGAGAGGGAGACTCGGTCATCTCTTCTCTAAGCTTTTTTAAGCCTTTACCATTGGGCCTGTTTTCACCCTCTAATTATTTGACCTTGTCTTATCCTttgccactctctctctctcttcatgttctttgaaaaatatcgGTATATCGGTCAAGCCTGTGCTACTTTCTGGGTTGTGACCACAGCAAGTTCTTTCTTGCAACCTGGCAGCCTCCACGCTACCCTTCTCGGTCCCGGAACGTCTTCAGCTGGGTCCTCCCACTGACGGGCCgccccacccctccttccttaGCACTTGGCTGCCGTTGAGGAGAGGAAGATCAAATCTCTGGTGGCCCTGCTGGTGGAGACCCAGATGAAAAAGTTGGAAATCAAACTCCGGCACTTTGAGGAGCTAGAGACGATCATGGACCGGGAGCGAGAAGCAGTGAGTTGTGTCCCCTGGGTGTCGGTGGGGTTCCACCTTGACACTGGGCTGGGCCCCAGTTTAGGATGGAGGGAGCAGCAGTGCAGAGAGCCTGAGGCCGACAGGGCAACACAGCAGAGCGGGCTAGCCCAGGCCAGGGCCGGAGTCAGCCCAGGCAGTTGGGGATAAGCAATCCACGGGTGCAGCCTGGAGACCGACGTCCCACAGAATGTCAGCTCCAGGGTCGCGTTCTAGTCGGTTCTTTGATTGCTGGATCTCCAGGTCCTTGAAGGGTGCTTGGCCCATAGTAGGCTCTCAATAGAGATTTGTTGAGTGATTGAACGGGTTTAAGGCACGATGAGAGGGTAAGGGCTTCAGATCCAGGAGGTGGACTTGGAATGGGATGGACAAGGTGTTGAATCATTTTGATTTTGagaagatataaaagaaatagaagacagggACTCTGACCCTGATCTCCCCAATTGAAGGTATCAAACGTACAATATGGAGACATCAAAACCAGTTAATGtatctgagaaatgcaaattaagaggTTTCCAATTAAGTGTAAAAGTCCTGAGAGAGAACGGAATAAAGGCTAAAGCTCAGAGGCTAGGGAGTTGATCTGGGATGGCTTCCTAAGAATGGTGAGTTTTTCTCCAGttttggaggaagaaaggaacatgATTTGACAAGAGGAACTGGAGGGGTTTTCCAGATTAAAGTAATGACAAATTCAAAGCTTTGGAGTGGAAATAAGCAAGGGCTGCCCCCAGATCAAgtccactgcagtgagaagccagcggGCAGCCAGAAGACCTGGTGGGGGGAattggagaggggagggcaggggggcaCAGAGGAAGCCAAGCACAAGGGTGAGATTTGGCGAGGGGAACTGCCAGAATGAGAGTCTGGGTTTGTCAGAAGACAAAGCAGGGGACAAGGCGTTCGCCTCTGGGGTCTCCTGAACCCGAGTAACCGTTCTTTATTGGCCCTGGCAGCTGGAGTATCAGAGGCAGCAGCTCCTGGCCGACAGACAAGCCTTCCACATGGAGCAGCTGAAGTACGCGGAGATGAGGGCCCGGCAGCAGCACTTCCAGCAAATGCACCAACAGCAGCAGCCGCCCCCGCAAGCCCTGCCCCCGGGCTCCCAGCCTGTCCCACCTGCGGGCGCTGCTGGGCCACCCGCTGTCCACGGCTTGGCTCTGGCTCCAGCCTCCATGGCCCCTGCCTCTGCGGGCAGTGGGGCCCCTCCCGGAAGCTTGGGCCCCTCTGAACAGATTGGGCAGGCAGGGTCAACTGCAGTGCCACAGCAGCAACAAGCAGCTGGAGCCCCCCAGCCTGGGGCAGTCCCACCAGGGGTACCCCCCCCTGGACCCCACGGTGAGTGATGGGTTCTGGAACTCTCGCTGACTGGAGGGATCCGGGTGAACGTTCCAGTTCCCCTCAGAGGGGATATGGGATGGGACTGGAGATGAGGCTCAGCCTCGATTTCTATAGATTGACCTTGGTTATATCCCTAAGCCAGCAGGGATCCCTCCCCAATCCCAGACTTTGGGAATTTTGTTCCAAGGATTTACCACTTATTCTAGTATCAGGAAAAAGGAAGGTGGCACCTAGGAGTGACGAGGTTATCCTCTTTGTGAAAGTGAGTTGGCAAGTGAGATTGTATGCTTCTAATCTTCTCGATCTCTCCTTTTCATTCCCAGGCCCCTCACCGTTCCCCAACCAACAAACTCCTCCCTCAATGATGCCAGGGGCAGTGCCAGGCAGCGGGCACCCAGGCGTGGCGGGTAATGCTCCTTTGGGTTTGCCTTTTGGCATGCCGCCTCCCCCCCCTGCTCCATCCATCATCCCATTTGGTAGCCTAGCCGACTCCATCAGTATtaacctcccccctcctcctaACCTGCATGGGCATCACCACCATCTCCCGTTCGCCCCGGCCACTCTCCCCCCCCCTAACCTGCCTGTGTCCATGGCGAACCCTCTACATCCTAACCTGCCGGCGACCACCACCATGCCATCTTCTTTGCCTCTTGGGCCGGGGCTCGGATCCGCCGCAGCCCAGAGCCCTGCCATTGTGGCAGCTGTTCAGGGCAACCTCCTGCCCAGTGCCAGCCCAATGCCAGGTGAGAAGGGTCCTGGAGGGGagaagggtgagggagaggggtcCACGTGGAGGGCtggagggcaggtggggaggggctcaGGTACTAGAGCTTCCACGATCCCTTTTTGAACGCTCTGGTAAAATTAGAACACAGGAGGGAAGGGCCTCTCTGGCTGTCCTCCACCATTCCCCAGCCTGGCAGCTGCCACCCCTGGGATGACGCTGGGGCCTTTCACTGGTGGGTCATGGAGGAGTCCTGTGGCACAGAGCATCTCCGTTGTAAACTGGAAAAACGGCTACTTATCTGCATGATGATTGGCGTTCCCTTTGCTTGTTCCCGTTACATTCAAGTGCCCCATGTAGAGAGTTCCCTTGGGAGCAGGAGGATGATTTGGGGtatcccagttttcccagcgtaTGGTGGGAGAGGGTGTCGGGGAAAGGAAGTTGTACACCGTGGGCACTCTTTCATCTCCTGTCCATTGCATGCCATGCCCGGTTGTTTGTCTGGTGGCCTGGGTCTGGAGCCCTCTCTCCTGCTCACCCCAGCTGATGcagctcccttctctccacagaCCCAGGCACACCCCTGCCTCCAGACCCCACGGCCCCGAGCCCAGGCACAGTCACCCCTGTGCCGCCCACACAGTGAGGAGCCAGCCAGacatctctctccctcaccccccatGGATATCAAGGTTCCAGGAacagccctctccccaccactgGGACCCTTCCCCAGCCTGGAGAGTTCATCACTACGTAAGGAAAGCTCCTCCTGCCCCTCCAAAGCCCCCACCATGCCTGTCAGGGGCATGCACTTTTATATTGGATTATTCAAGGACTTCTGTTGAAAAGATGTTTCTAATGTCTGGGAGAGAAGATAGGATGGGGATGCTGCCCTcagaggaagggctgggggaAGTGTTTATACAAGGTTCTAATTAACCACTTCTAAGGGTACATCCCCTCAAAACTATTGCATTTTTTATGGACTGAAAAAAAGTGAAGCTCTTTAAAAGGaagtagagattttaaaaaagccACATTGGAGCTCCCTCCACCCAGTGGAAAAAATCCAACTTTTACATATTTTGAGGAGGGAGGTGAGTTTTAGGAAAGGGGAATTTAGGTTCTGGGGAGAGCTCTGGGGATAGAACAGGGTGCAGAAATCTGTCTCCTCCGGCCCCTCGTTAGTGACTGAGGCAGCTCCCGAACCCCCTtggccaccccacccccagtttatTCCCACTAATCTCTCCTGCTGCTTCCTCGGTGTTGCTGTTTTAGGCCACCCCAGCTCATCCAATGGCCCCTTTCCCTCTGAATGTCAGCTTTGTGTTTTAAAGTCTCCTGCGTAGTTGATGTCAGCGTATGTGTATTTGGTGGGGACGCATTTTGGGGGTTCCTGTGGCAGGTAGTAGAGGAAGAAAGGGCGCTCGGGGCTATGCTGCCTCCTGCCTGGGCTCTGTCAGCGAGCGGACTCCCAGAAGATGTGGAGAGGGGCTCTAAGAGGATGGGAAGTCCTAAAAACGTGAAATTGTCAAAAGCACTTAAGCACCTCCTCCTTAGGGCTGGGTGGGTCACCCCGCtcacctcttccctctcccaccaAGAGCATCAGAACCGTGGCTGGCAGTAGTTAGGGATTCCTTGGGATTTGGGGCAGCAGCCGAGGAGGGGGTGCCCGACCTAGGGTAGTGCCGACCCCCTGCTTGCAGCTCACGGCTCGGCTCTGCTCCCCGGATCCCAGTGCCCCCAGTACCAGCTCTCCCCTCTTCGTCCTTGGTGTGAAGGCAAAACTGACTCCAGGCTCTCCACCAGTTCTTCCTGGTCCCTCCCACCAGGCCTTGTGTTCCTCGTGTCCccatatttctcttcctctgcgTCTTGGCACCTTTCTTCTGTTCAaaagttttctgtaaattttctcttttttctttcttcttcttttcttttttcttctttttctttcttttttttttttttttttttttataaattaatttgcttTCAGTTCCATCTGTGGATGCCTTCTGTGTTCTCTTACCTGTGGCTGTTAGGCGGGGGGAATTGGGCTGGGGGCAGCACTCCTGGAGTCCTTCCCAGTGGCACTCGGCGGGGCTGCAGAGGCACTGGGCCTCTCTCCCAAACAGGCCAAGGGCAGCACAGCTGTCCAGACTGTACAACTGGTGCAGGGACTGGGCAGAGGCTCTCACCTACCCTCAAAATAGCCATTTAAGACTTGGAAGGACATCCTCACATCCCAGAGATTTTGTCTATTTATCCTTTCAGAAGTGGTGGCTTCATATCTTCCCTTATTAGGTGGGGAGAAGGCAGGCATCTCAGCTACTTGTTACTGTTGGCCCCTAGCCTTGCTGAAGTGACAGGCTCAGGCGGTGCTAATATGGCCTGGCTTTCGCGCCAATAAACACTCCCCGGGCTCCCCGACAAAAGGCCTTCAGTGCTGGGGAGGGCTAGGAGAGGACTCAGCGCCATATGGGATGGCACAAGGGTGGCCAGCCTTGGTGCTACAGGGATTTATGGCTTTCCTAATCCCCAAGGGGTAGCCTTTGTAGCATCAATAACTAAGGCCAGCATTTCTTAAATCGGGCAAAGATGGTCCCTAGAGGCCCTTTGCCGGCCGGCTTTCCCCAGCCTCTGGTCCATTGACCCCAGACTGTCCTCCCCTTCACCCTGCTCAGGAAGGAAAGCAGAACCGCATGTAGGGCAGAGAGCAAGTTTATTTGGTGAATGCTGATGGCAAACATCATCCAAGAGAGACAATCTGGGAAAAGTACTGTGACAAGAGCACCTAGGAGGCCTCCGGGGCTACATACACAGTCTCCTACAGGGAAGGCGTGGTTTCCGCGCACACTGGGAATGTCCTCAGCCATTCAGCACCATGCGGACGAGCTCTGTGGAAAGGAGAGGGGGTGATCCAGGGAGCAGGGCCAAGGGGAGGGGTCCACCAGGGGCCAGGAGACCATAAGACCACAAAGGTAGCCTAAGAAGGAATGTGCCCACAGCAACCAACCTTGGGGTCAGTTTGCAGAGGGGCCACCTTGGGTCTGACCAGTCCTCTcagcccccagctcccctcccaccagctgttatttccccaccccaccctgagcAGCAAGAACACAGCAGAGGCAGAAGAGTTCTCAACTACACCTACAGCTACTGTCAGCCATTGGCAGGAGGagaagacagagttttgggttAGGGTACCTCCGAGCTGCCCAGCAGAAGGACGGGGAAGAGACTTCAGCTACAGTAGCACAGTGGGACAGGCAACCCACCCCCCTATGCCAGCTGCCGTGCTCCCAGGCTAAAAGATGACCATGAAGCAAGACTGGGATAGGCTGGTGTGAGTTCCCAGACACCAGCGCCCTAAGAAGCAAAACCTCAGAGCCCATTCTAGGAGAGAAGGAGGTACCACACCCCCAGGCTGTCTTCCTCTTTGaggaacccctcccctccccagtcaGCTCCATGCAGAGACATGCCAGGAGGAAGTCAGATGGTAgtaggggaagggcaggggctagAGAGCAAAGGCTGGGAAGAAAAACACCGGGGAGGTCAACTAGAGaaggggggctgggaggagccGTACCCGCCCCATGGGCCCGTCACCCCGACAGGATATGCCTCACAAAcgctgcaggaaggaagagacaTTAATGGTGAAGACAAGACACAGACATGGGGTGAAGGGGTCAGGCGGCGAGGGATTAGACATCCATTTATTTTACTTCCCATCCCTTTCCCACCCTTCATGCCACATAAGCCCTTCCTTTCCTGTCATACCCCCCTAGCCTCCCactcctgggctgggctgggccctgccccttGCCTCTTGGCACTTTTTGGAGCCTGAATCCAGGGACAGGGAAAGCCCCAAATGCTGTGCTTGACCTGCCCTGTATGGCTGCTTCCTCCGTGAGACCCCAGTTAGCCCCTCACCTTCATAGTTGATACAACCATTGCTGTCCTCATGCCCTGCCACCAGCATCTCTACTTCTTCCTCTGTCATCTTCTCACCTGCAGAGGGGAAGAAAGAGCGTGCGTTCTGGAATTGGGTGACACATGGCACCCAAGCCACCTCAGCTCAAGAAGGAAGGGCAGAGCCTTACCCAGTGTGACGAGAACATGCCGGATCTCAGCACCCATGACAGTGCCGTTCCCTTCCTTGTCAAACACCCGAAGGCCTTCAACGTAGTCCTCATAGGTGCCCTGGTCCTTGTTCTTGGCCACAGTCTGCAGCATGGGCAGGAAGTGCTCAAAGTCCAGCACCTTCACATTCATCTCTGCCATAAAGGAGGTGGAAGCAAAGTCACATGCATTCTCAGGACTAGGGATTATGGGGTTCCCACTCAAGGCAGGAGAAATCTATCTGTGGGATTTGCTAGACAAGAGCTGCTTGAGTTCAGGACCTAAGAAGATAAAGCGAAGCTATTAGCTAAAGACTGCAGACCCATTACCACACTGCAGTTATTCTTAAGGACCCTCACCATCACTCTTGGGGTTCCCCAGGACCTTGAGCACCTCGGCGTTGGTGGGGTTCTGGCCCAGGGCCCTCATCACGTCCCCACACTGGCTGTACAGGATCTTGCCATCCCCTGTTCGGTCAAACAGCTGGAAGGCCTCCTTGAACTC
This genomic interval from Physeter macrocephalus isolate SW-GA unplaced genomic scaffold, ASM283717v5 random_6, whole genome shotgun sequence contains the following:
- the MYL6 gene encoding myosin light polypeptide 6 isoform X2, with translation MCDFTEDQTAEFKEAFQLFDRTGDGKILYSQCGDVMRALGQNPTNAEVLKVLGNPKSDEMNVKVLDFEHFLPMLQTVAKNKDQGTYEDYVEGLRVFDKEGNGTVMGAEIRHVLVTLGEKMTEEEVEMLVAGHEDSNGCINYEAFVRHILSG
- the MYL6 gene encoding myosin light polypeptide 6 isoform X1; the encoded protein is MCDFTEDQTAEFKEAFQLFDRTGDGKILYSQCGDVMRALGQNPTNAEVLKVLGNPKSDEMNVKVLDFEHFLPMLQTVAKNKDQGTYEDYVEGLRVFDKEGNGTVMGAEIRHVLVTLGEKMTEEEVEMLVAGHEDSNGCINYEELVRMVLNG